A single window of Nicotiana sylvestris chromosome 3, ASM39365v2, whole genome shotgun sequence DNA harbors:
- the LOC138887105 gene encoding uncharacterized mitochondrial protein AtMg00860-like, whose amino-acid sequence MVDEGIMLGHNISKRDIEVDRAKIEIISKLPPPTSVKGVRSFLGHAGFYRRFIKDFSKITNPMCKLLEKDTKFVFDEKFLKAFEELKQRLTTAPIIVTPDWSLPFELMCDASGVAIGQCLANIITKFSTRSTKQAKHSMGRK is encoded by the coding sequence atggtggaTGAAGGCATCATGTTGGGGCATAATATTTCAAAGCGTGACATAGAGGTTGACCGGGCAAAGATCGAGATTATTTCTAAGCTTCCTCCACCTACTTCCGTTAAAGGTGTTCGAAGTTTCTTAGGGCATGCCGGGTTTTATaggcgtttcatcaaggatttttccaaaattacaaatcctatgtgcaaactccttgagaaagataccaagtttgtgtttgatgagaaATTCCTCAAAGCCTTTGAGGAATTGAAGCAAAGGCTCACCACGgcacctattattgtcacacccgattggtctcttcctttcgagctcatgtgtgacgctagtggTGTAGCTATTGGGCAATGCTTGGCCAACATCATAACAAAGTTCTCCACCCGGTCTACTAAGCAAGCAAAACACTCAATGGGGCGCAAATGA
- the LOC138887106 gene encoding uncharacterized protein, with translation MTELVGYDTTSIQKLEMQMRDLSREQNPKQKGTLPSDTIANPKGSGSGPTSHVMAITTRSGKVLQGEGEQVVEVEEFDKGVEVEKPGRCASARREPGRGKGKAFQEMPGFAKYLKDLITKKKTTKNEVKEDPGAFTIPCTIGVHDFARALCDNGASINLMPLAIYKKEGLGIPRPTSMRLQMADRSIKRPVGIVHDVLVKVGKFHLPADFVILDCAVDKEIPIILGRPFLATGRALMDFEWNEIKFRVNDEEVTFQASKGMKLQHEYESISVIDVVDEVEDAVEMKMEEQCLGKALAAILVNFDGEDMEGYMESVNALQGLGYYTYASAKLSLDLENRTTPPAKPSIIEPPQLELKPLPPHLRYKFLGSNDTLPVIVSSLLNDVQVEQLLEVLKENRQAIGWTIADIRGIPQGICEHKIQLESETKPSVEHQRQLNP, from the exons ATGACCGAGCTTGTTGGCTATGATACCACAtccattcaaaaattggagatgcaaatgagagaccTCTCTAGGGAGCAAAATCCAAAGCAAAAGGGAACACTCCCTAGTGACACAATTGCAAACCCAAAGGGTAGTGGGAGTGGCCCAACTTCTCATGTCATGGCAATTACTACTAGGAGTGGGAAGGTACTACAAGGAGAGGGTGAACAAGTGGTTGAGGTAGAAGAGTTCGATAAAGGGGTTGAGGTTGAAAAGCCTGGAAGATGTGCAAGTGCAAGAAGAGAACCCGGAAGAGGCAAAGGAAAAG catttcaagagatgccgggttttgctaagtatttgaaagatttgatcaCCAAGAAGAAAACCACCAAaaatgaagtg aaagaagacccgggagctttcaccattccttgtacCATTGGGGTACATGATTTTGCAAGAGCCCTTTGTGATAATGGAGCTAGCATCAACTTGATGCCTCTTGCCATTTACAAGAAAGAAGGATTAGGTATACCAAGGCCCACaagtatgagattgcaaatggccgatcGTTCCATCAAGCGGCCGGTAGGAATTGTTCATGATGTACTTGTGAAGGTGGGAAAATTTCATTTACCCGCCGACTTCGTAATCCTTGATTGTGCGgttgacaaagagatccctatcatcttGGGGAGACCATTCCTTGCCACTGGAAGAGCACTAATggattttgaatggaatgagatTAAATTTCGTGTGAATGATGAAGAGGTTACATTCCAAGCAAGCAAGGGTATGAAACTACAGCATGAGTATGAAAGCATCTCGGTGATCGATGTTGTTGACGAAGTAGAGGATGCGGTtgaaatgaaaatggaagaaCAATGCCTCGGCAAAGCATTGGCGGCTATTTTGGTGAACTTTGATGGTGAGGATATGGAGGGATATATGGAATCGGTAAATGCATTGCAGGGGCTTGGGTATTACACTTATGCTTCGGCAAAGCTCTCTCTCGACTTGGAGAATAGAACCACTCCACCCGCAAAGCCTTCTATTATCGAACCTCCGCAACTAGAGCTCAAACCACTTCCACCgcacttgaggtataaatttcttggctcaaaTGATACTTTACCGGTAATTGTTTCTTCATTGTTgaatgatgtgcaggtagaacaattGTTGGAAGTCTTGAAGGAGAATAGGCAAGCCATTGGATGGACAATCGCGGACATCCGTGGGATTCCCCAGGGAATTTGCGAGCACAAAATCCAATTGGAAAGTGAAACAAAACCAAGTGTAGAACATCAACGACAGTTGAACCCGTAA